DNA from Cynocephalus volans isolate mCynVol1 chromosome 2, mCynVol1.pri, whole genome shotgun sequence:
AGAACACAAAGccacaataaattttctttttttaatttcaaaatgttttgtaattaattaaatgaataactGTTCAGAAGTCTCCCACTTTTCATACAAAAATACTGTGCTACTGATACAGTTGAAAAAGTTCAATGACTTCTCCTGCAGGAGAAATTCACAGCATCTCCAGGATCAACATGAAACCTGGCCCTGTCCCCACCATAAGGGGCTACCCCAAGGACTGCGCATCTGTTAACTGGGACAGGTTTTTTAGGCACTGACCCACCATACACCATGGCTCCTCTACCTCCACCACAGTCCCTAAGTCAATAGCAGCAACTTTCCCATCTTTCACGTAGGCCTGTATACGGGGAGGGCGACAGGAGCTCTGCCCTGTTCTCTCTGACACTATTAGGTAGGTTCAGAATTGGTCTTGCCTGCTGCAAAGAGGACTGAGCCAGCTCCAGAAGGTCACTCATAAGGGCCTACAAAGGTCCACATCATTGATCACCATCCTCAGGAGACACTGGCACAGCCCAGAGTGATACACTCAGCCAGTGCAAAGAACAATTTTGCTTTTTCCAATGAGCAGGGTGAGATGCAATTTGGCAACAGAAAGCACCTGTTATGAAGGCCGAATGGCTCTGCTCTAGGGGCAGGGTGGGTCCACACCTGTGCCAAGGAGGCACCTCACCTGGTGCAGGCAGAGGGTtaaggccagaaaaaaaaagaataaggagcTAACAGAAAACGGCCCAGGTGATGGGGAGGAACAGTGAGAAGGTACATTACCACTTACCAACTGAATGCTCAACCAGGAGATGCAGGGTCTCCAGTTTATACAATGCTAGATCCAGGAGTGAGTGTGAGAtatccactttttctttcttcgtAGGATAGGGGGAAAGGGAACAGCATGAAAGTAGAGCATGACAGGAGCTTCGACTGCCTCAGAAGAACCCAGAACCTCTTGTCTGCAGGACAGGCAGAAGCAGAATCATTCAGGTCCTACCTTGTCAGAACCTCCACAACCTTGAGGCAGTCCCCTCACCCAGACAGCCTCATGAGGTTTCCCCTCTGAAGGACCCTCACACTGCTGTTAGGAAAAGATCCCACAGCAGCTGCAGCCAGGAAAGAGCTTTAGAGTGAGCCCAGAGCCTCTCCAAAGTGGATTTTCTGTCCTGCTTTCAGCTTGAAGTTGAAGTCCTTGGGGGCCTCGAAGATAAGCACGATGGTGGAGCCCAGGTTGAACTCGCCCAGATGCTCGCCCTTGCGCATGGGGATGCCCTCCTTGTTGGCGTGTGTCACGAAGCTGAAGTCATTGTAGGAGCCCTTGCTGTACCTTGGGCTGTTTGTATGCAGGTCCTGCAGTGGGAGCCCAGGGGTCAGGGGATCCGGTCCCCGACCTTAACGCCACCCAACCTGGTCCAGAAACTGAGGTGGGGCTGGCATCCAGGGCCAGATGGGCTGGGTCTAACCCGGTCCCACAAACAGTCTCTGACATCTGCTGGGAAGTGGGCCCAGGAGGGACATGGAGAAATCAGACCCGACTGTTCTCCCAGCATGAAGGGTGCTGCAAGACCAGCACTGGTGGGAGCCAAGAGCGGTAAGCCAGATTGACACCCAAAAATGCAGCTCCCAGGGGCAGGTGGGCCCAGATTCCCTGCTTGTCCAGGCCAGCTCTGTGTAGGCAAGGTGGGCAGCTGCCACCTTCCTACACACTACCCTCCAGTCAACATGACCTGGCCAAAGCTCAATATTCCCTTTCTGTCCCCTCACAGAAGCAAAGTACCAGGCAGGGAGGTTAATTCCCTCCACCTCCAGAGGGGCGAGTGGCAGCAAAGTGCGACAGGGAGAAGCCTCAGCTGGTGGGGCTGCCCCTCCTCAGGGAAGCTGCTCAGCAGAGCCAGGCCTGGCCAGAGAGGTGGCCCCCCTAAAATTTACAGTTCCACGGGATTCAGCTGCACAGTAGAAGGGGACAGTGGACCCAACGGGTCCAGCCCTTGGGCTTTGGCAGGGCCTGGATTCTGCTTACCCGGTCGAAGTAGATGCGAATGGAGCCTACGTTGGTGGCCCCCACAGCCGTCAGTGAGAAGAAACCATGCTTCCAGTCCCCAGTCAGGACGACTCGCTCATTGTGGCAGAAGAGCTCTTTGATCCAGCGGGCCATGCCGGGGTTCACTGACATCAAGGAGCCTGTGGGGGCAGGGAACACTGCCACTCCCCATCCAGAGCCCAATGTGTCCACTCAAGGGCAGCCCAAGACCCAGAGAGACTAATGGCCTGTTGCCCCAGTGTCATTCCAAATGCACAGCAGTCTGGACCCCCATGCTCCCATCCCTTGCCCATGACCAGCCATCCTAAAGTGGTCAACTCCTGGCCTCAACAGTTCCCATCTGGAGCCTAGTCCCCCAACACCAAGAAGCTGAGAGCCTCTGTCAGAAACCCACAGAGGTAGCTTCGTCCAAACGCTGCTCCGGGCCTACCTGGGAAGTGGCGCCGGTGGGAAACAGTCCAGTCGGTGGGGGAGTGGAAGCAGTGGTAGTCCCCAGGAGCCAGGTAGATGACACAGTGATAGAGCTCGTTCCCTTCCCGGGTCACCAGCTGGTTCTTGAAGGAGTCACATGAGGTggctgtggggtgggggcagaccGGAGGGCCAGGCTCTCAGAGAAGCTCTCAGTGCCTCCCAGCCCACCATTTAGTGCCCAGCACGGAGCCTGTGTGCAGTCTGTACATGGATTCCAAGGGAGGCCTAAAGCTTTGGCCCCACATGCCAGCTCTCAGCTCCTACAGCCTCCCCAGCTTTTCCTTCCCTGCCTGCCCCACACCCTCCCTTCCTTAGCCCTCTGACGTCTGGCCCATCCACATGATGGCTCTGACTGGGCAATACCCCACCTGGTGGGAAAGGCAGGTCCTCCGTGTAGGTTCGTGGGCCCAGGAATGACTCCAGGGAGTAGGTGACCCCCTTCACCTGCTCCACCTCACAGTTCTTCACCTGCCCGAAGTTGAGGATCTTCCCATCTGATGGGCTGATCTGGGAAGGCCAGGAGAAGCTGCTGGCAAGGAGGGGAAGGTCTCCTCCCCCTGGGAGACAGCCCCCACCTGGCCATTTGCCAAGCACCCAGAGCCCCGCACCTCCCGGACATGCTGGAGACCAGGGATTGTGCTGGGCAGGTGAGGCCCGGCCTGGGAACTGACCATTAGGACCACAGCCAATGGAGATTGCTGGGCCCGGTTCCCAAAGATACAGGCAAAAATCTCCTTTCCTGCAGGAGGATGGGAGGCAGGGGGCGGGCCTCACCACACTGTGCAGGCCACAGACAGGACGGGCCTGTGGCTTCAGCTTGCGCCGGAAGAACTCGCTGAGGTTGCGGTAGTGGTGCAGATCCTCCACCGCGGCCTCCTTCATGTTCACCCCAAAGGTCCAGATGTACAGGCTGTAGACGGGCCTGCGCAGCCAGTGCGGCAGCTCCACCTGGTTGAGGCGGCCCCAGGCCCGTGACAGCAAACGCGTCGGCACTGATTTGTACAGGGCCACCTGCAGGCCACAGGGCGGGGGCTGAATTGGTGACAGTGCCTCCAGTACCAAAGACCTTGAGTGCCGCCCTCAGCTCACCCCCCAGGGCAAGAGAGCACTCATGCCTGACAGAGGCTACCACGAGAGCCTGGGTGACCCGTTACCGGATTTGTGATGTGGCTTTTCTCACGAGGAACCAGACTGCACTTGCCAAATACTCTTATAAACTGAGTGCTGAAACTACATACAACTCGTTTCAGTCATTTTATGCAAAGGTCAAAGAGCAACTGCCCTAGTCCCAGAGGCGTAGACATGCCAGGACAGTCTTACTTCTTGAAgcgggggaggagggggaataGGACAGAATGACGCACACATTAAGTGGATCTGATACTAGctacagagaggagagagaatgtgGCAGGAGGTGTTGGGCATGCTGCCCTCGTCCAGGTCACTGCCCACATCCCACACCACTGGAAAAAGGAGCAGGTTCCCAAGTCCATGGGACAATTCTACAGACCAAAAGTGTATATCctcgtgtcttttttttttttttttttggtggctggccagtccaccagtatctaaacccttgaccttgacactataacaccacactccaaccgACTGAGCCAACCGAACAGCCCCCTCTCCTCTTGTCTGAACGGGAAGGAAGGACACCGACCAACAACATCAGGGATTTTCAGATGCAGATCTGCTATACATCACTATCATCTGGGTCTGCAGGGAACACAGGTTCCGCTGTCCCCACAGCACTCAGTGGGCCTGGACATACCCAGTCTGTGCTCTGCCTGGCCCGACAGTAGCCCGTGCGTTTAGAGGCATCTCCTGTGCCTGAGCCAGTCCACAAAGCCACCTGCACCTGGGGCTCCTCCCAGACGGCAGAGGGGAATCGCCCCTGGGTCTTTCTGTTGGTCCCTCCAGCCAAGCTCTCAGAACCAGGGCCTGGAACACCTGAGGACAGGCAATGGCCTGGGGAGAGGCACCGGGTCCCACCTATCGGGGTCCCAGGGAACTCCTGTAGGTCCAGACACCCAGGAGGGGGTAGTCTCTTAAACTTCAGATGCCACTGCCATCGTGGGAACTGCTGCTTGTCTAAACACATCCAACACACCAAATCCCCAAGGTGTAAAAGTTATTTCATTCCAATTTTCAACATCTCTAGAGTTACTGAATTAATGGCCCCCAGAGGGTTGCTCTTACCCTCCCAGCTGACACCCAACCACCTGGAGTAGCCCAGGCTGCTGTGTGACCCCAGGCCACTCAGACACAGCCTGGAGCCTGTCTAATGTCCTGTGTGTCTTAGAGTCCTTGAGCTCTTGTGATACCCACCCAGGCTATCAAGGGCCTAGGAATAGGTTTTCCTCCTTAGGGTCGGCCTGCCTGGGAAGCCAAGGGCAAGAGTGAGCCCTCCAGGGACTGGGAGCGGCCAGGCCAGCTCCTTTGTCCAGTCCTTCCTGGGGCAGGCACCTGTGTAGCCTCCCACTTCCTCAGGGGTATTCTCACCCTAAGGGGCTCAAACAGACTCCAGCCTTCCTCAGCCACCTCTCCGGCATCCAGAAATTAATTTGGATTCTTCTCAAAACCACCTCTAAGCTCTTTTCTGCCTGAACACAGGAAACCAGAGACAGACACCATTTTCTGAATCCCCAGTGTGGGATCCTTCCAGAACCAGAGTCCTGAAATGGCACAAATGAAGCAGGCAAGGAGAGCAGCAAGTCCTCCCAGTTACTTTTCTGCAGCCCACACGGCCACCAACCAACCTGGCCTTCTCAAAAGCTGCCTTGGCCTCCCAGCCAATAAACCTTCCAGCACCAACCTACCTGAGGGTGCAGCTGTCACCTCTACTTCTGACAGCTTCTTTCCTTCTTGGTCTTTCCTGCTCCCCAACCTCAGGCCTGCCCAGGGGAGTGCTGGGGCCACATGGCCTGCACACACTTACCCTGCTCACGGGCCGCCATCCCACCCGGCTGAGTGGTCTCAAGGCACCAACGGGTAGGAGATAGTAGAGGACGGTCAGGGGCCAAGAGCGCAGTTTCAGAGCAGGTCTGGACATGCAGCTCAACTGCCCCAGTCTCCGCCTCAGGGCCAGCTGGGGAAACTGTAACCTGCAGGGCACATGTCCAGGCAAAGCCAGGGTCAGTGGCCAGGCTCTGGAGGGACCCAGGAGGTCCCCTACCCCAACCCAGGCAGCACCTCTCCAAGGGAGTCTGCAAGGCCTGGCTATACCCCCTCATCCCAACCCCATTCTGAGTTGGGGGCTTGGCTGCCTCTGGCTGGCAGACTCATTTCCCAGGCTCTCccatgtaccagccagccagggagggctGGGAATGCAGGAGGGGGCAGCCAAGACAGAAGGTAGGCCCAGATTCTGGGCACCTGGCAGATGGAGCGGCTTCAGAGCATGGGAGGGGCCTCAGCACAGTGAAGGCAAGGTGGCGAGAACCTGCCTCACTCCCCCCAGCCTTCCATGGCCAGGAAGAGTGGAACCCAGGGGCTGGCTCTGCCTGTACAGGGAACAGGGAGATTGAGGCTGATCTCCTGGGGCCCCTAGCAGCGCAGGAGCACATGGCACCACAGAGCTATGCCCCAGTCAGCTAGGTAACCATTTGCTCAGTCTTTTGCTACCATCCCACTGCAGGATCTGGGAAAAATCCCTTCATGACTCCAGGCCTTTTGTTTCCTCAGCTGCTAAATTAAGGGACTGTACCAGACAAGATCTTGAAGGAAGCACATAAGTACAGACAGACAAGACagacaccccacccccaacagctACGGCTCTGTCCACCCGCATGGTCTTTCTACAGCAGGTCAGGCTCTCCAAACCCGTCCACAGGTTGTGGGGGGAGGCTCCAGTCAACTCTGTGCTCTGCTGTGGCCATGCACCTGACCCAGGCCCCTCCTCTCAGCAAAGGTAGGGAGGcctctccccaaccccaacaATACAAATTCAGGGCATTCCACACAGGCTCAGTTTTGCAGGAGTCACAGAGGCTGGGATGGGTCTTTCCACCAGAAGTCAGGCCTCCTGAGGCACAATGAGGCCCAAGTCCCCTTGTCACATACCTAGGCCCTAGAATATGCTCCTGAGGCCACAGTGTAGCCATCAGGAGACCACACTGCCACCCACTCTAAGAATgtccccaggcctcagtttcctcatctccaaaATGACTACGTTAGACTGGATAATCTAAGGCTGCCATCTGTAACCGTGTACTCTCAGAGAAGCTGAATCCTCTGTCTCCCAGGTACTGAGCAAATCGAGGAACAAAGAAGCATCTCAGCTGAGAGTAGGAGCAGAAAAACAGACAGCAGAGCCAGCAGCTGGGCCCTGTGGTTCAGTGACGGTAACAGAAGGCAGGGCTCCACTCTGCAGGCGGCTGCGTCCCCACAACTCACCACATGCCCTGCattgctttccttttctctcccatcccaccccattgtgttttttaaatgtttgggaaGGTGGCAGAGGCCAAGCAAAGACAAGACAAATCACtgctctgcctgggcttcccCACCACTCTGCTCACTGCAGAGGAGCAGGGACCAATCCCGCAAGAGCTGCCCACCTCACCAGTGGGGAGGAGGGCAAGCAGGGAAGCCCTTCTCCCGGGCGGCCTGAGGCAGGGGCCTACAGATgggagggcaggtgggaggggcCTAAGAGCCCCACTGTAAGGAACAACACAGCATCAGGCAGAGTGGCAGGGTCAGAAGCACGCTTGGCTGCCTCCCCCTGCTCCCCACACCCCCCGGACCCCCCTCACTGCCGGAACTGCAGGTACCTGAAGCGGGCTCTCCCAGTCAGGGCGCTCAGGCCCCCTGGGCCAGACCCCTCCATCTGAGGGGGCTGACCCCCAGGTCCCCTGCCGCCACCTCCTCCACTGCGGGGCCACTGGATGTGAATTCGGACCTTCTGGAGGTCATGGAGGGGCACAGTGGGGTTGGGATGCGGCCGGCAGCATCTCACCATTTTGAGGCGCGGAGCTCAGGTCCTCGGCGCGCCTCAGACTGACACATCATGGGCTGGCGCAGGGAGGGTGGTGAGAGGCTGGCTGGCTCGCCtttgtttttcctccttcctccccttcccccacgcCAGAGGCTCTCCTGCGCTGTCACCGCTCCACGGGCTCTGCTCTGCGAGGCTGGCTGGTGGTTGGTGGAGCTACTTCCCCGGCTTGCTTCAGTGGCTCACAGGGCACAGGTTAGAGGGTCGGGGCTATTGCAAACAGACATGTACTGATCACACACCTGCTCAGGTCACCTGCTCAGGACTTGCAGGCCTGGGCAGAAGCCCATGCACTCAGCTCACTCTGGCCTGCAGGCTTGGCCATTTGCCCTTTCCCTGCAACCCTGTGTCTGGGCCACCACTTCTTTAGTCGGCTGGGAAGGCGGTAGGTGGGCGAGGCTCTGGGACTGCCCATTCCAGAGAGCCATGGCAGTGAGGGGACTAGGTGCAGCAGCCAGCGCTTCCAGGCACCTTTGGGCTCCAAAGAGCACAAGGTGGGAATCTGAGCCCTGGGCTCCAGGCTGGCGGCCCCAGAGACGGCCTGTCTGAGGCTTggccctcagcccctccctcGCCAGGACCTGACCCATTTTCAATTCAGGTCACAAAGTAGCATCCGAGGAACAAGATGAGCGGAAAGCCAGGAGAGGGGAGGTGGAGAAAATCTGGACATCTCATCTGCCCTGGCTTTCTCCTCACCATTCCCAGCCAGGGCGCCCCAATACCTGGCTCTGGCCCCTCCAAGCTCCTCAGAAGCTATGCACCTGGGTGACCTCAGGGAAAACCAACCTGGGGCTGGGAACCAGCCAGGACTGAAGCCCAAGCCAGTTCACCCTGCTTTTCCCACTTTTGCTTCAGAAAAGCACTTTAGCCAGGGCTATCTGGGAGGACCTGCCTAGGTAACAGGGAAGGAGCAGAGCAAACATTCCACAGCTGGTGCTATCTCAGCCCAGGCTACTCAAGGCCCCGGATGATGTGGGCTGACATGGCCTGACTGGGAGCCCACCCTGCCTGGCCTCCAATCCCAACAACAGCCCTGGAAGGGGATAGGCGCCTGTTACCATCTTTAGATGAAGAAATGCGGGCCTCAAAAGCTGCTGCCTAAGGCAGAGAACAGAGCCAAGCAAGGACCTGGCACGGCCAACACGCTGTGACCGAGCAAGAGGTCCCAACTGAGA
Protein-coding regions in this window:
- the PISD gene encoding phosphatidylserine decarboxylase proenzyme, mitochondrial isoform X1, producing MAMSVGHRCLRLLRGVTPWQSSLHHYENSALSHFLQSLQKLPLRAFCTDTRKIHTAPARTLFRLRPLPILLATGGGYAGYRQYEKYREQELEKLGLEIPPKLAGHWEVALYKSVPTRLLSRAWGRLNQVELPHWLRRPVYSLYIWTFGVNMKEAAVEDLHHYRNLSEFFRRKLKPQARPVCGLHSVISPSDGKILNFGQVKNCEVEQVKGVTYSLESFLGPRTYTEDLPFPPATSCDSFKNQLVTREGNELYHCVIYLAPGDYHCFHSPTDWTVSHRRHFPGSLMSVNPGMARWIKELFCHNERVVLTGDWKHGFFSLTAVGATNVGSIRIYFDRDLHTNSPRYSKGSYNDFSFVTHANKEGIPMRKGEHLGEFNLGSTIVLIFEAPKDFNFKLKAGQKIHFGEALGSL
- the PISD gene encoding phosphatidylserine decarboxylase proenzyme, mitochondrial isoform X4, with translation MAMSVGHRCLRLLRGVTPWQSSLHHYENSALSHFLQSLQKLPLRAFCTDTRKIHTAPARTLFRLRPLPILLATGGGYAGYRQYEKYREQELEKLGLEIPPKLAGHWEISPSDGKILNFGQVKNCEVEQVKGVTYSLESFLGPRTYTEDLPFPPATSCDSFKNQLVTREGNELYHCVIYLAPGDYHCFHSPTDWTVSHRRHFPGSLMSVNPGMARWIKELFCHNERVVLTGDWKHGFFSLTAVGATNVGSIRIYFDRDLHTNSPRYSKGSYNDFSFVTHANKEGIPMRKGEHLGEFNLGSTIVLIFEAPKDFNFKLKAGQKIHFGEALGSL
- the PISD gene encoding phosphatidylserine decarboxylase proenzyme, mitochondrial isoform X2, which translates into the protein MQGTGSMRSTGSKSWRSWDWRFHPNLLVTGRLQFPQLALRRRLGQLSCMSRPALKLRSWPLTVLYYLLPVGALRPLSRVGWRPVSRVALYKSVPTRLLSRAWGRLNQVELPHWLRRPVYSLYIWTFGVNMKEAAVEDLHHYRNLSEFFRRKLKPQARPVCGLHSVISPSDGKILNFGQVKNCEVEQVKGVTYSLESFLGPRTYTEDLPFPPATSCDSFKNQLVTREGNELYHCVIYLAPGDYHCFHSPTDWTVSHRRHFPGSLMSVNPGMARWIKELFCHNERVVLTGDWKHGFFSLTAVGATNVGSIRIYFDRDLHTNSPRYSKGSYNDFSFVTHANKEGIPMRKGEHLGEFNLGSTIVLIFEAPKDFNFKLKAGQKIHFGEALGSL
- the PISD gene encoding phosphatidylserine decarboxylase proenzyme, mitochondrial isoform X3 → MMCQSEARRGPELRASKWLQFPQLALRRRLGQLSCMSRPALKLRSWPLTVLYYLLPVGALRPLSRVGWRPVSRVALYKSVPTRLLSRAWGRLNQVELPHWLRRPVYSLYIWTFGVNMKEAAVEDLHHYRNLSEFFRRKLKPQARPVCGLHSVISPSDGKILNFGQVKNCEVEQVKGVTYSLESFLGPRTYTEDLPFPPATSCDSFKNQLVTREGNELYHCVIYLAPGDYHCFHSPTDWTVSHRRHFPGSLMSVNPGMARWIKELFCHNERVVLTGDWKHGFFSLTAVGATNVGSIRIYFDRDLHTNSPRYSKGSYNDFSFVTHANKEGIPMRKGEHLGEFNLGSTIVLIFEAPKDFNFKLKAGQKIHFGEALGSL